From the Desulfosporosinus sp. Sb-LF genome, the window GGTGCTTTTTCCTGCTCCATTTGCACCGATTAAGGCGACGATCTCCCCTGTCTTCACTTCCAAGGAAATCCCGTGCAAGGCCTTAATTGAGCCATAGCTTACATCGACATTTTCTAACTTCAACATGTCTTGGTCTCCTTCCTAGCGCCGGATTCTACTTTTAAATTGACCGGAGCCCAAGTATGCTTCGACAACGGCTTTGTTACCACGCACCTCTATCGGTGTCCCTTCAGCAATCTTTTTGCCATAATCGAGCACGGCAATTCTTTCAGAAATACCCATAACCAATTTCATATCGTGTTCCACCAGGAATACCGTGACTCCTGTATCACGGATCCTGCGGATCATTTGCATTAATACCACTTTTTCCTGAGGATTCATCCCTGCGGCAGGCTCGTCTAAAAGAAGTATCTTGGGCGTAGACACTAAGGCTCTCGCGATTTCCAAACGCCGCTGTTCCCCATAAGAAAGATTTCTCGCCTTTTCTTCCCATTTTGCTTTCAAGTCTAAAAATCTTAAGGCTTCCATGGACTTTTCTGTTAAATCTGCCTCTTCTTTTTTCATACCCGGCAAGCGAGTGAAGGCTTGAAGTAACCCGGCTTTCCCTAGGCAATGCGCGCC encodes:
- a CDS encoding ABC transporter ATP-binding protein — encoded protein: MSLLTLDDVTIRFGGLTAVDTLNLEINQGEILALIGPNGAGKSTVFNLITGIYKPTQGAISFAGKPLGSIPTHKIAEMGITRTFQTIRLFNELSVLDNVKIGAHCLGKAGLLQAFTRLPGMKKEEADLTEKSMEALRFLDLKAKWEEKARNLSYGEQRRLEIARALVSTPKILLLDEPAAGMNPQEKVVLMQMIRRIRDTGVTVFLVEHDMKLVMGISERIAVLDYGKKIAEGTPIEVRGNKAVVEAYLGSGQFKSRIRR